One Paramisgurnus dabryanus chromosome 8, PD_genome_1.1, whole genome shotgun sequence DNA window includes the following coding sequences:
- the LOC135770897 gene encoding NXPE family member 3-like, translating to MNVIKVTLHMKSGNKMILKRCGLYIHWERPCLKMLFIGLCLGITGILVLWAYVESKEDKHPPTSFLSQHFAKLYNSKNSSTSPTDVQLEIRSEDSESSSSSFYSEFGISSESYSSLQQTLYWAGPDRTITNVSMSTSPDHSTFIIQNLKDSYQIGEELFVTIHARDFNNKSKRYGGDFFQAKLFSSESPQKASVFGEVVYLLNGSYSVRFLLPWVGQAQVAVRLIHSSEAVQVLKHHRDTDSDRVFFNGYFEGPGPNGTKLKETVQCNVKWDKNGLERMGTGDCCCEYKDSHSGEEWRCQRPKSLPCSARVYHSMGGYHNRLTVIEAMFMKQTNKVINGQRTTIKIFSSNGTVGIDAIRKCRPGLHTPVPAGFYLNDVWTSFVCSIRPFTTQTTTECLKDKHIYMMGDSTMRQWFEFFLKAVPTLKRMNLHVEYHGGPLIAVDVENNIDLHWRSHGLPLRWLKTEVSNLHYISNEIDDLTGGPHTVIVFNLGPHFTTFPLDFFTHRVLKIRKAVQDLLQRAPDTTVIIKTVNTGYKDVFGSDWYSLQLDKTLRWAFQDVGVYILDVWQMTACHYNIENLHPAPVIIKNEMDIFLSFICPE from the exons ATGAATGTCATTAAAGTAACGTTACACATGAAGTCAGGTAACAAAATGATCCTTAAAAGATGCGGATTATACA TTCACTGGGAGAGACCATGTTTAAAGATGTTGTTTATTGGCCTGTGTCTTGGAATTACAGGAATTCTG GTTTTATGGGCTTACGTGGAAAGTAAAGAAGATAAACATCCTCCAACCAGCTTTTTGTCACAACACTTTGCAAAACTTTACAACTCCAAAAACTCCTCCACCTCTCCTACAGATGTTCAGCTAGAAATCAGATCAGAAGACTCAGagtcaagttcaagttcattttacTCTGAATTTGGAATCAGTTCAGAAAGTTACTCCAGTTTACAGCAGACTCTTTACTGGGCTGGACCAGACAGAACAATCACAAATGTGTCTATGAGTACAAGTCCAGATCACTCCACTTTCATCATTCAGAACCTGAAAGACAGCTACCAGATAGGGGAGGAGCTTTTTGTTACTATCCATGCCAGAGACTTTAACAATAAATCTAAACGTTATGGAGGGGATTTCTTTCAAGCAAAGCTTTTCTCATCCGAAAGTCCTCAAAAG GCCAGTGTGTTTGGGGAGGTGGTGTATTTGCTCAACGGCTCCTACTCTGTGCGTTTTCTTCTGCCGTGGGTTGGACAGGCACAGGTGGCTGTGCGTCTGATTCACTCCAGTGAAGCTGTGCAGGTCCTCAAGCATCACAGAGACACTGATTCTGACAGAGTTTTCTTTAATGGATATTTTGAAGGACCGGGACCAAATGGGACCAAGTTGAAAGAAACAGTGCAGTGTAATGTGAAGTGGGACAAAAATGGACTGGAGAGGATGGGGACTGGAGATTGTTGCTGTGAATACAAAGATTCCCACAGTGGAGAAGAATGGCGCTGTCAGAGACCCAAATCCTTGCCATGCAGCGCTCGCGTTTATCACTCTATGGGCGGGTATCACAACCGTTTGACTGTCATTGAAGCAATGTTTAT GAAGCAAACCAACAAAGTCATCAATGGACAAAGAACAACAATCAAGATTTTTTCTTCCAATGGAACAGTGGGAATTG ATGCAATACGGAAATGTCGTCCTGGTTTGCACACACCAGTTCCAGCTGGGTTTTACTTGAATGATGTTTGGACGTCCTTTGTGTGTAGCATCCGTCCTTTTACTACCCAAACAACAACAGAGTGCCTGAAAGACAAACACATCTACATGATGGGAGACTCGACCATGAGACAGTGGTTTGAGTTCTTCCTTAAAGCAGTACCAA CTTTAAAGCGGATGAACCTGCATGTTGAATATCACGGAGGTCCTCTTATAGCAGTGGATGTGGAGAACAACATTGACTTACACTGGAGGTCTCACGGTCTTCCTCTGCGCTGGCTGAAAACCGAAGTTTCTAATCTGCACTacatcagtaatgagattgatGATCTGACTGGAGGACCTCACACTGTTATTGTCTTTAATCTGGGACCACACTTCACGACATTTCCTCTGGATTTCTTCACCCACAGAGTGTTAAAGATCCGCAAAGCAGTGCAAGATTTGTTACAACGGGCACCAGACACTACCGTTATTATCAAGACTGTAAACACCGGCTATAAG GATGTGTTTGGCAGTGACTGGTATTCTTTGCAGTTGGACAAAACCCTACGGTGGGCTTTTCAGGATGTTGGTGTTTATATTTTGGATGTTTGGCAAATGACAGCCTGTCACTACAACATAGAGAACCTTCATCCAGCTCCcgtcattatcaaaaatgaaatGGACATATTTCTATCTTTCATTTGTCCTGAATGA